One Phyllostomus discolor isolate MPI-MPIP mPhyDis1 chromosome 10, mPhyDis1.pri.v3, whole genome shotgun sequence genomic window carries:
- the CPA4 gene encoding carboxypeptidase A4, producing the protein MKWILLFGALIVPSICGREKFSGDQVFRINVRNGDEISKLNELMKSDHLKLNFWKSPSTLGLPVDVLVSSASLQPVTVFLQSQGLDYSVTIEDLQALLDEEHEEMQHNEEQERSNGNFNYGAYHSLEAIYREMDSIAGDFPHLASRVKIGRSFENRPMYVLKFSTGKGSQRPAIWLNAGIHSREWISQATAMWTARKIVSDYGKDPAVTSILEKMDIFLLPVANPDGYVYTHTQNRLWRKTRSHHPGSSCIGVDPNRNWNASFAGGGASDNPCSEVYHGPHANSEVEVRSVVDFIQEHGNFKCFVDLHSYSQLLMYPYAYTDKKAPDADELDKVAKRAAKALASLSGTRYHVGSICSTVYKASGSSTDWAYENGIKYSFTFELRDTGHYGFLLPANQIIPTAKETWLGLKTIMQYARDHLY; encoded by the exons ggACCAAGTGTTTAGGATTAATGTCAGAAATGGAGACGAGATCAGCAAACTAAATGAGCTAATGAAGTCAGACCACTTGAAG CTCAACTTCTGGAAATCTCCCTCCACCTTGGGCCTTCCCGTGGATGTCCTGGTCTCATCCGCCAGTCTGCAGCCAGTCACAGTCTTCCTCCAGTCCCAAGGCTTAGATTACTCCGTGACGATTGAAGACCTGCAG GCCCTTTTAGATGAAGAACATGAAGAAATGCAACACAACGAAGAGCAAGAACGGAGCAACGGTAACTTCAACTACGGGGCCTACCATTCCTTGGAAGCT ATTTACAGGGAGATGGACAGCATCGCCGGAGACTTCCCCCATCTGGCGAGCAGGGTGAAGATCGGACGTTCGTTTGAAAACAGGCCGATGTATGTACTGAAG ttcagcaccggAAAGGGCAGTCAGCGGCCGGCCATTTGGCTGAACGCAGGCATTCATTCCCGGGAGTGGATCTCACAGGCCACGGCCATGTGGACTGCGAGGAAG ATTGTATCTGATTACGGGAAGGATCCAGCCGTCACCTCCATCTTGGAGAAAATGGATATTTTCTTGTTGCCAGTCGCCAATCCTGATGGATATGTATATACGCACACTCAA AACCGACTTTGGAGGAAGACACGGTCCCACCATCCCGGAAGCTCCTGCATCGGTGTTGATCCAAACAGAAATTGGAATGCTAGCTTTGCGG GAGGGGGAGCCAGTGACAACCCTTGCTCCGAAGTGTACCACGGACCCCACGCCAATTCCGAAGTGGAGGTGAGATCGGTGGTAGATTTCATTCAAGAGCATGGGAATTTCAAATGCTTCGTCGACCTGCACAGCTACTCACAGCTGCTGATGTATCCGTACGCGTACACAGACAAAAAGGCCCCCGATGCTGATGAGCTG GACAAGGTGGCGAAGCGCGCGGCCAAAGCGCTGGCCTCCCTGTCGGGCACCCGGTACCACGTGGGCTCCATCTGCAGCACTGTCT ATAAGGCCAGCGGCAGCAGCACGGACTGGGCGTATGAAAACGGCATCAAGTACTCGTTCACTTTTGAGTTGAGAGATACTGGGCACTACGGCTTCCTCCTGCCAGCCAACCAGATCATTCCCACGGCCAAGGAGACCTGGCTGGGGCTGAAGACCATCATGCAGTATGCGCGGGACCACCTCTACTAG